In Aspergillus fumigatus Af293 chromosome 2, whole genome shotgun sequence, a genomic segment contains:
- a CDS encoding protein transporter TIM23: protein MAIWDSISGRKQAQGSEAFDPSTAQDATSFLSEALIPDPTQLHPLAGLNQDTLDYLTLEDSALDEIPGSRSVLPSRGWSDDLCYGTGTTYLTALTIGGAWGLAEGLKRTPVTAPPKIRLNGVLNSITRRGPFLGNSAGVVAMVYNGFNSGLGYARGKHDAANSIVAGALSGMLFKSTRGLKPMMISGGIVASIAGTWAVIRRAFL, encoded by the exons ATGGCGATTTGGGACTCAATCAGCGGCCGCAAGCAGGCCCAAGGATCCGAGGCTTTCGACCCTTCGACCGCGCAAGATGCCACATCCTTCCTCTCCGAAGCTCTCATTCCCGATCCTACTCAGCTTCATCCTCTTGCTGGCTTGAACCAAGATACTCTTGACTACCTGACCCTCGAAGACTCCGCGCTTGACGAAATTCCGGGGTCGCGATCGGTATTGCCATCCCGCGGATGGTCGGACGACCTATGTTACGGAACTGGaactacctaccttactgcGCTGACGATAGGAGGTGCTTGGGGTCTTGCTGAAGGTCTAAAGCGTACACCAGTTACAGCGCCTCCCAAGATTCGGCTGAACGGCGTTCTCAACTCGATTACCAGGAGAGGACCGTTCCTCGGGAACTCCGCAGGTGTGGTGGCCATGGTATACAACGGATTTAACTCAGGACTGGGCTACGCACGGGGAAAGCACGACGCAGCCAACAGCATTGTTGCAGGTGCTTTGAGCGGAATGCTCTTCAAGAGTACTAGGGGTCTCAAGCCCATGATGATCTCTGGGGGTATTGTGGCTAGTATCGCTGGTACCTGGGCT GTCATCCGACGCGCTTTCCTGTAA
- a CDS encoding putative protein kinase, protein MSDSDSSQRTGRSQPLPLTKFPPLHEADATTLSTDNAANIMPSLSHGEGRNYSAVVYKDHDPANATQHNHHSLPSLHIRTDIAGPVSMDAVKETDPFLNQSLSPGSIPRRTPSLRAMLATSAPNEGLSPASVSSPQLVAMGDITPLPSPIGGMTSWRHRRGSQSLSRTSSAMSRNGSSLSLRLSDSSQMLGPAESRSRNKPYTGLGKATAELSPETPDKGPQEATHKHTRNRSLSEYVPPGRSVPIKPRPIAVSGAGLPQGMTSSVSTDSKSTNLHREEYLAIQRGIALPTVRPPTPPRSRGNEAGDVESVILQSPSPDASEEIYSVRSIRTDQPRKYRKLRQLGQGTFSQVSLAVRMENRESSQVQDGPVMDGLAPTTQKLVAVKIIEYGPAGGADEERLEVSLKREVEILKSVNHPSLVQLKAFGSDQKRALLVLDYCPGGDLFDVAASGVKPMSPALIRRIFAELVDAVRYLHRNYIVHRDIKLENVLVTLPPTAMEKITDWRTYDCAVVTLSDLGLSRRIPEPPESPLLQTRCGSEDYAAPEILMGQPYDGRLTDAWALGVLLYAMMENRLPFDALPGARGDPEKLRARTPHRIARCEWAWYRYADSDGEWDPVKGKDLEGARECVEGLLKRNTRRKGLDEIAALDWVKDAIDVPAGLKRGDREVP, encoded by the exons ATGAGTGACTCGGATTCAAGTCAGCGGACCGGGAGGTCACAGCCTTTACCTTTGACCAAGTTCCCCCCGTTACACGAAGCCGATGCAACGACGCTTTCAACTGATAATGCGGCGAATATTATGCCATCCTTGAGCCATGGCGAGGGGAGGAATTACTCGGCAGTGGTATATAAGGACCATGATCCAGCCAATGCAACTCAGCACAACCACCACAGTCTACCATCGCTTCATATTCGCACGGATATCGCAGGGCCAGTATCAATGGACGCCGTCAAGGAGACTGACCCTTTTTTAAATCAAAGCCTCTCGCCTGGAAGTATTCCCCGGCGGACCCCCAGTCTTCGCGCGATGCTCGCTACCTCGGCCCCTAACGAGGGGCTTTCACCAGCGTCAGTATCATCCCCGCAATTAGTGGCAATGGGCGACATCACGCCTTTGCCCTCACCGATTGGTGGTATGACTTCTTGGAGACATCGGCGCGGCTCTCAGTCCTTATCGCGCACCTCTTCAGCTATGTCACGGAATGGGTCCAGCCTCAGCTTGCGTCTGAGTGACTCTTCGCAGATGCTGGGGCCGGCCGAGTCCCGATCGCGCAACAAACCATATACCGGCTTGGGAAAAGCCACAGCTGAACTTTCTCCAGAAACCCCTGACAAGGGTCCCCAAGAGGCGACGCACAAGCATACGCGCAATCGAAGTCTCAGCGAGTATGTACCCCCTGGTCGAAGTGTGCCCATCAAGCCACGCCCGATCGCGGTGTCGGGAGCCGGCTTACCCCAGGGTATGACTTCATCGGTGAGTACTGATTCGAAGTCAACCAACCTCCACCGCGAAGAATATCTGGCCATCCAGCGAGGCATTGCTTTACCAACCGTCCGGCCCCCTACTCCACCCCGAAGCAGAGGCAATGAAGCGGGCGACGTTGAATCCGTCATTCTTCAATCTCCGTCTCCTGATGCATCGGAGGAGATTTATTCCGTGCGCTCTATCCGTACTGATCAACCGCGAAAGTATCGCAAACTACGTCAATTAGGCCAGGGCACTTTCAGCCAGGTCTCCTTGGCAGTGCGCATGGAGAACCGAGAAAGCAGCCAAGTCCAAGACGGTCCTGTTATGGACGGCTTAGCGCCTACAACCCAGAAGTTGGTTGCTGTCAAGATTATTGAGTATGGACCGGCTGGCggcgcagatgaagagcgGCTGGAAGTTTCCCTCAAGCGCGAAGTGGAGATCCTCAAGTCCGTCAATCACCCGTCTCTTGTGCAACTCAAGGCGTTTGGAAGCGACCAGAAGCGTGCGCTCCTGGTTCTAGATTACTGTCCTGGCGGCGACCTTTTTGATGTTGCTGCATCGGGTGTCAAGCCTATGAGCCCCGCACTCATCCGCCGGATCTTCGCAGAACTTGTGGACGCCGTGCGGTATCTGCATCGGAATTACATTGTGCACCGTGACATCAAACTCGAGA ACGTGCTTGTCACGCTTCCTCCCACAGCGATGGAAAAGATCACTGACTGGCGCACGTATGACTGCGCTGTTGTCACGTTGAGCGATCTCGGTCTTTCCAGACGTATTCCCGAGCCTCCTGAAAGTCCGTTGCTTCAGACCCGTTGTGGAAGTGAAGACTACGCGGCGCCTGAGATTCTGATGGGACAACCGTACGACGGACGGTTGACTGATGCATGGGCCCTCGGAGTGCTCCTCTACGCTATGATGGAGAATCGGTTGCCGTTTGATGCCTTGCCGGGTGCCCGGGGCGATCCCGAGAAACTTCGAGCCAGGACACCGCACCGTATCGCTCGATGCGAATGGGCCTGGTATAGATATGCGGACAGTGATGGCGAGTGGGATCCtgtcaagggcaaggacctGGAAGGTGCTCGTGAGTGCGTCGAGGGCCTATTGAAGCGCAACACCAGGCGAAAGGGCCTCGACGAGATTGCGGCCCTGGACTGGGTCAAAGATGCAATTGATGTTCCTGCTGGGCTCAAGCGAGGGGACAGGGAAGTGCCATAG
- the ilv3 gene encoding dihydroxy-acid dehydratase ILV3, with protein MLLSQTRGRLPSTLRSFSRRALSTTLPRGKDSEETALNKVSRNVTQPISQGASQAMLYATGLTEEDMNKAQVGISSVWYNGNPCNMHLLDLSNRVREGVQKAGLVGFQFNTVGVSDAISMGTKGMRYSLQSRDLIADSIETVMGGQWYDANISIPGCDKNMPGVLMAMGRVNRPSLMVYGGTIKPGCARTQNNADIDIVSAFQAYGQFLTGEITENQRFDIIRNACPGGGACGGMYTANTMATAIEVMGMTLPGSSSNPAESKAKDLECLAAGEAIKRLLKEDIRPSDILTRQAFENAMIVVNITGGSTNAVLHLIAIADSVGIKLDIEDFQKVSDRTPFLADLKPSGKYVMADLHNIGGTPSLLKFLLKEGVIDGSGMTVTGETLAKNLEKVPDFPADQKIIRPLSNPIKKTGHIQILRGSLAPGGSVGKITGKEGTRFVGKARVFDDEDDFIAALERNEIKKEEKTVVVIRYTGPKGGPGMPEMLKPSSALMGAGLGSSCALITDGRFSGGSHGFLIGHIVPEAAVGGPIGLVKDGDTITIDAEKRLLDLDVDETELARRRKEWEALRDAGKLPQTGLTMRGTLGKYARTVKDASHGCITDSVE; from the exons ATGCTTCTCTCTCAGACCAGAGGGCGTCTGCCCTCGACTCTCCGGAGCTTCTCTCG CCGTGCCCTTTCGACTACTCTCCCCAGAGGCAAAGATAGCGAAGAAACGGCTTTGAATAAGGTCTCCCGCAATGTCACACAACCCATCTCGCAGGGTGCTTCCCAGGCTATGCTGTACGCTACAGGCCTCACAGAGGAGGATATGAACAAGGCGCAGGTCGGTATTTCGTCTGTCTGGTACAACGGCAACCCCTGTAACATGCACCTGCTGGATCTCAGCAACCGGGTGCGTGAAGGTGTGCAAAAGGCCGGTCTGGTCGGCTTCCAGTTCAACACCGTTGGTGTCAGCGACGCCATCAGTATGGGTACCAAGGGAATGCGATACTCTCTGCAGAGCCGTGATCTGATCGCCGATTCCATCGAAACCGTCATGGGTGGCCAGTGGTACGACGCGAACATCAGTATCCCCGGTTGCGACAAGAACATGCCCGGTGTgttgatggccatgggtCGTGTCAACCGCCCCAGTCTGATGGTGTACGGCGGTACCATCAAGCCCGGCTGCGCCAGGACTCAGAACAACGCAGACATCGATATCGTTTCGGCCTTCCAGGCGTACGGACAGTTCCTGACCGGCGAGATCACCGAGAACCAGCGCTTTGACATCATCCGCAACGCCTGCCCCGGCGGTGGTGCCTGTGGCGGTATGTACACGGCCAACACCATGGCGACCGCCATCGAGGTCATGGGTATGACGCTGCCCGGCTCCTCGTCGAACCCGGCCGAGTCCAAGGCCAAGGACCTCGAATGCTTGGCGGCCGGTGAGGCCATCAAGCGGCTGCTCAAGGAGGACATTCGGCCGTCGGACATCCTGACTCGCCAGGCCTTCGAGAACGCCATGATCGTCGTCAACATCACCGGTGGCTCGACCAATGCCGTCCTCCACCTGATCGCCATCGCCGACTCGGTTGGCATCAAGCTCGACATCGAGGACTTCCAGAAGGTCTCGGACCGCACCCCTTTCCTGGCCGACCTGAAGCCATCGGGCAAGTACGTCATGGCTGACCTGCACAACATCGGCGGCACCCCCTCCCTGCTCAAGTTCCTGCTCAAGGAGGGCGTCATCGACGGCTCCGGCATGACCGTCACGGGTGAGACCCTTGCCAAGAACCTCGAGAAGGTTCCCGACTTCCCAGCCGACCAGAAGATCATCCGGCCCCTGTCCAACCCCATCAAGAAGACCGGCCACATTCAGATCCTCCGCGGCTCCCTGGCCCCCGGCGGCTCCGTCGGCAAGATCACCGGCAAGGAAGGCACCCGCTTCGTCGGCAAGGCCCGCGTCttcgacgacgaggacgatttCATCGCCGCTCTCGAGCGCAACGAGAtcaaaaaggaggaaaagaccGTCGTTGTCATCCGCTACACCGGCCCCAAGGGCGGACCCGGCATGCCCGAGATGCTCAAGCCCTCCTCCGCACTCATGGGCGCCGGCCTCGGCTCCTCCTGCGCTCTCATCACCGACGGCCGCTTCTCCGGCGGCTCTCACGGCTTCCTGATCGGTCACATCGTGCCCGAGGCCGCGGTCGGTGGTCCCATCGGTCTCGTCAAGGATGGcgacaccatcaccatcgacgCCGAGAAGCGCCTGCTCGACCTCGACGTTGACGAGACCGAGCTTGCTCGTCGAAGGAAGGAGTGGGAGGCTCTCCGGGATGCCGGCAAGTTGCCTCAAACTGGTCTTACGATGAGGGGTACCCTGGGTAAATACGCTAG AACTGTCAAGGATGCCAGCCACGGCTGCATCACTGACTCTGTAGAATGA
- a CDS encoding lysophosphatidic acid acyltransferase LOA1: MEKFSQFRDRGSGIAPFLPIPSQPLGWKLPLGIFLFCFRLPLLIFVCLSYFLLLQWLPIGSLGKKASLWCILGVPSIWWIDLQVDGVRKGSLSKQHQARLPGPGSVIAASFTSPIDPLYLAAIFDPVFTASYPNSRRVEHISLFQAILRAFAAPQVRPPPGARLVDVASLLEKYPGRPIVTFPECTTTNARGVLPLSYSLLGVPAGTKIFPISLRYTPGDVVTPLPGSYLSFLWKLLSRPTHCIRVRIAECVVRGAASAADKAGASKLARQPSYDTNYFDTLEQSDGGALAPGDKALLDQVGDALARLGRVKRVGLAVKEKQDFLRSWTKTRRTW, from the exons ATGGAGAAATTCTCCCAGTTTCGAGATCGAG GATCGGGCATTGCGCCATTTCTTCCCATCCCCTCTCAACCGCTGGGCTGGAAGCTCCCTCTCGGGATCTTTTTATTCTGCTTTCGCCTTCCATTGCTTATATTTGTTTGCTTGAGTTATTTTCTCCTGCTCCAATGGTTGCCGATAGGCTCGTTAGGAAAGAAGGCTTCGCTCTGGTGTATCCTCGGCGTCCCCAGTATCTGGTGGATTGACCTCCAAGTGGACGGTGTGAGAAAGGG ATCGCTATCAAAACAGCACCAAGCCCGCCTCCCCGGCCCCGGCTCCGTGATCGCCGCCTCCTTCACCTCCCCCATCGACCCACTCTACCTGGCTGCCATCTTCGACCCCGTCTTCACAGCCTCATACCCGAACTCGCGCCGCGTCGAACACATCTCCCTCTTCCAGGCCATCCTGCGCGCATTTGCCGCCCCGCAAGTAAGACCGCCACCCGGCGCGCGCCTCGTCGACGTCGCTAGCCTACTGGAAAAGTATCCCGGACGGCCCATCGTTACCTTCCCCGAGTGCACCACGACCAATGCGCGCGGGGTCCTGCCGCTGAGCTACTCGCTTCTGGGCGTTCCCGCGGGGACCAAAATCTTCCCCATCAGCCTGCGGTATACACCGGGAGATGTGGTGACGCCATTGCCTGGGAGCTACCTGAGTTTCCTGTGGAAGTTGTTGAGCCGGCCGACGCATTGTATACGTGTCCGGATCGCGGAGTGTGTGGTTCGGGGGGCAGCCAGCGCTGCGGACAAGGCTGGGGCGTCCAAGCTTGCCCGCCAGCCGAGTTACGATACCAACTACTTTGATACCTTGGAGCAGAGTGACGGTGGTGCGCTTGCTCCTGGTGACAAGGCGCTTCTGGATCAGGTCGGGGACGCTCTAGCTCGGCTGGGCAGGGTGAAGCGTGTGGGATTGGCggtcaaggagaagcaggattTTCTTCGCTCGTGGACGAAAACGAGGCGGACGTGGTAA
- a CDS encoding putative MFS transporter, producing MAADAHDSLDREDAPFLASSAESSASSSRIGDQDDEAELKHVYNDNEAEDDGLDNRKGTKAIEKIRFRFMVTLFAMILAFEVGIVMANGPMTRIYESIACRQYYAEYDPRQIAADGQVAESMCKIKEVQTELAAVKGYMEFFDGVLSAFLAIPYGLLADRIGRKPIICLSIPAFALNSGIMLAVMWYSDIFPLRAVWASCLAWLLGGGPVVAFAIIWTMMSDVTAEDERAAMFFRFGVVSMGADFASSAISSWMMTWDPWLPLMIGWGIVLAGVLCAVTLPETMHVSSARRTERSASVELAHLASENGDQKGAPQKEERQIHLDDSDADSVEDDQLPFTLRAAAKRPFLRRMYSRSRQYFTPYSFIFRNKQIVLLLTAFLVYRLSRGSSWFLVQYISTRYKWTLAEANLLISFKPALTIPLFLFILPALSRHLLRSMHTSKKDLQLARVSIICLCLGTLGIGLSPSIATLVPSLLVQTAGSGFLYLIRSLITTMVKQEETARLFTIIEVLQAVGNVIASLSITTVFQLGLELGGPWIGLAWMMTSTAFALVGAAVWCFRLPPIVEGKNEAEVAEV from the exons ATGGCTGCCGACGCCCATGATTCTCTCGACCGCGAGGACGCTCCGTTTCTCGCTTCTTCTGCAGAAAGCAGCGCCTCGAGCAGTCGGATCGGGGACCAGGACGATGAAGCGGAACTTAAGCATGTCTACAACGACAATGAGGCCGAAGACGACGGCCTCGACAACCGCAAGGGAACCAAAGCAATTGAGAAAATCCGCTTCCGCTTCATGGTTACCCTCTTTGCCATGATCCTCGCGTTCGAGGTCGGCATCGTGATGGCCAATGGGCCCATGACGCGCATCTACGAGTCTATTGCCTGCCGGCAGTACTACGCCGAGTATGACCCGCGTCAGATCGCGGCCGACGGGCAGGTCGCTGAATCGATGTGCAAGATTAAAGAGGTGCAGACGGAGCTGGCGGCCGTGAAGGGGTACATGGAGTTCTTCGACGGGGTGTTGAGTGCGTTTCTAGCGATTCCGTACGGTCTGCTGGCGGACCGGATCGGGAGGAAGCCGATTATCTGTTTGAGTATTCCGGCGTTTGCGCTGAATTCGGGGATCATGCTTGCGGTTATGTGGTATTCAGATATCTTTCCGCTCAGGGCGGTTTGGGCGTCTTGTCTCGCTTGGTTGTTGGGTGGTGGCCCGGTTGTTGCCTTCGCGATTATCTGGACGATGATGTCGGATGTCACGGCGGAGGACGAAAG GGCTGCGATGTTTTTCAGATTCGGGGTCGTCAGTATGGGGGCCGACTTCGCCTCCAGCGCCATCAGTTCATGGATGATGACGTGGGATCCGTGGCTGCCCCTTATGATCGGCTGGGGCATTGTTCTCGCTGGTGTCCTTTGCGCGGTTACACTCCCTGAAACCATGCATGTTTCGTCCGCTCGACGTACAGAACGCTCGGCGAGCGTGGAACTCGCCCACCTGGCGTCTGAGAATGGCGACCAGAAGGGGGCCCCACAGAAAGAGGAACGGCAGATACACcttgatgacagtgatgCGGATAGCGTTGAAGACGATCAATTGCCCTTTACCTTGCGAGCTGCAGCCAAACGACCCTTCCTGCGGAGAATGTACTCTCGCAGCCGGCAGTATTTCACACCTTACTCTTTCATCTTTCGCAACAAGCAGATTGTACTCCTCCTCACGGCTTTTCTAGTCTACCGGCTGAGCCGAGGCTCGTCCTGGTTTCTGGTCCAGTACATTTCGACTCGGTATAAATGGACCCTCGCGGAAGCCAACCTTCTCATCTCATTCAAACCGGCTTTGACAATCCCACTCTTCCTGTTCATCCTGCCGGCGCTCTCTCGGCATCTCCTTCGCAGCATGCACACGAGCAAGAAGGATCTCCAGCTAGCCCGCGTCAGCATTATCTGCCTCTGCCTGGGCACTCTGGGGATCGGGCTGTCTCCGTCCATTGCCACGTTGGTTCCCAGTCTACTTGTGCAGACGGCGGGATCCGGCTTCCTCTACTTGATCCGATCATTGATCACCACAATGGTGAAACAGGAAGAGACCGCCAGGTTGTTTACTATTATTGAAGTTCTGCAGGCCGTGGGCAACGTTATCGCCAGTTTGTCCATCACTACGGTGTTCCAATTGGGTCTGGAACTAGGTGGTCCCTGGATCGGCCTCGcctggatgatgacaagTACAGCATTTGCGTTAGTGGGTGCTGCGGTCTGGTGTTTCCGATTGCCTCCAATCGTCGAGGGTAAGAATGAGGCTGAAGTTGCTGAAGTCTGA
- the nctA gene encoding negative cofactor 2 transcription regulator complex subunit BUR6, which produces MTDQDSTYRPRSPDLSTFQSSIPPAVNSPIYPLASPLAHRASYDASPFFAPQYQQPPAPLGRVPQQYIPPFVDPNSPLSPDMARRSSRLARATEVAPMPEVSYAQPVLSEEPQQLPPPPPQPNPVASIEVKTKFPVARIKRIMQADEDVGKVAQVTPIAVSKALELFMISLVTKAAKEARDRNSKRVTATHLKQAVVKDEVLDFLADIIAKVPDQPAGGRKHDDDGSDQNEQPKRKRGGRRPKDDSD; this is translated from the exons ATGACAGATCAGGACAGCACCTACAGACCCCGTTCACCCGATCTTTCCACCTTCCAGTCCTCTATTCCTCCCGCCGTTAACTCCCCCATCTATCCTCTCGCGAGTCCTCTGGCACACCGGGCTTCCTACGACGCCTCACCTTTCTTTGCCCCGCAATATCAGCAACCACCGGCCCCGCTTGGTCGGGTCCCTCAGCAGTACATACCACCATTCGTAGACCCGAactctcctctttctccagaCATGGCTCGTCGATCCTCCCGTCTGGCACGCGCGACCGAGGTCGCGCCCATGCCAGAGGTCTCATACGCGCAGCCAGTACTCTCGGAAGAGCCGCAGCAGctcccaccaccgccgccgcaacCCAACCCAGTGGCTAGCATTGAGGTGAAGACGAAGTTTCCTGTCGCGCGTATCAAGCGTATCATGCAAGCAGACGAGGATGTCGGAAAGGTGGCACAGGTCACTCCCATTGCTGTCT CGAAAGCCTTAGAACTCTTCATGATTTCTCTGGTCACCAAGGCGGCCAAAGAAGCTAGAGATCGCAACTCGAAACGCGTGACCGCGACGCATCTGAAACAAGCGGTTGTCAAGGATGAAGTTTTGGATTTCTTGGCCGACATAATCGCCAAGGTTCCCGATCAACCTGCCGGCGGAAGGAagcatgatgacgatggcagTGACCAGAACGAGCAACCAAAACGAAAGCGAGGCGGGCGGCGGCCCAAAGATGATAGTGATTAA
- a CDS encoding RING finger protein — protein MAVTDQPAGLMDIASSLTQDEIPFKLRCASCNKLAVNAFRLPCCDQAICENCQISLPETCPVCAHTPISPDLCKPNKALRTTLKAFLRTEEKKREKERQSATPAISNGVTPADVTLAQSETPVASEAPASNTVAEIPEGKLHSSDVAGDESSTVVTGAEPSDTVAENVTDTNQAAVPMPSIENDQAENGPAEAGHADEATEENKPAEGHATEEPQIPQPADEGMPQAQGPTPMFPNAMGFNMGPSAFPNMAWNNASGDFNPMAQFMANGMFNFPNPMAMSGMGMDPMAANQGMLGGYGMNMNGMNSGMNMGMNFDASQGMYGGWDGSQNNMWNGGQDKFNPNAFANGMGPQYEGPSGFGGYNMSQPNGVHAQMQQQQFPSQDFQNGYYGPGYGRSNFRGRGRGFVPGGRGRGGFVGHMQANYPSNTNYAAFQTPNSSDFDQDTTGQSQEGGPAGTGISQDDSSATERRSDEAQSASGDGQVKADQAPSNEAVSSQEASEDAAAQATSADRPTADGNTGEEEPQLRGIPTIDSLDQSNHYQMMPNASMGMPGHFGMGYGRGYMRGQFPGGRGGGFGGAPFMGGPNMQQEPRGQGVEGAPAAPRAMREGLPNTSILRQRNYFAQGRPSGASLRSEQSATPTTPHEDARTRTRSKSRSRSRAKSPSRPTSRSRSPGPSDVDGRRSVRQRSPTVDKDADDRERRRDAPRKSRREDKYDEHSAAEDDRRSRSPSVDSKRSSHRRDREREDRNARRSHRPHRRSRSRSRSRSRNGDSHDVDRLPRILEEPASRSESRASISRKDRSSRREEERDRDRDRDRDRDRDRDSRRRDRDHDRDRDRDRDRDRERERERNRDRDRDRDRDRYREREKDRDRHRDRDRERDRDRKRSRRDRTQSPADSDYSSRHHSRRIKRDREDGGDRDKDSARDKVSTKTSEPEKDPHTLEREARNRERMLKEQQRREAMNAESKSSRRRDNRQERILTGGRRLSYKYEDEEPDSAHAARVEREREASRWA, from the exons ATGGCTGTGACGGACCAGCCTGCGGGCTTGATGGACATCGCAAG CTCCCTCACTCAGGATGAGATTCCATTCAAGCTGAGATGCGCAAGCTGCAACAAACTTGCCGTTAATGCGTTCCGCTTGCCCTGCTGCGATCAGGCCATATGTGAGAACT GCCAGATATCGCTTCCCGAAACCTGCCCCGTGTGCGCACATACTCCCATCTCCCCCGACTTATGCAAGCCAAACAAGGCTTTACGAACGACCCTCAAGGCTTTTCTTCGCacggaagaaaagaaacgcGAAAAGGAGCGACAATCTGCTACGCCTGCGATCTCGAATGGCGTGACGCCTGCAGATGTGACTCTGGCTCAGTCGGAGACACCAGTCGCGTCCGAAGCCCCTGCAAGCAACACAGTGGCGGAGATACCCGAGGGCAAACTCCACAGTAGTGATGTTGCAGGGGACGAATCATCTACTGTTGTGACCGGTGCAGAACCGTCGGACACCGTTGCTGAGAACGTGACAGATACAAATCAAGCAGCAGTACCCATGCCGTCTATTGAA AACGACCAAGCAGAAAATGGCCCGGCCGAGGCAGGTCACGCAGATGAGGCTACCGAGGAAAACAAACCTGCCGAAGGACATGCGACGGAAGAGCCCCAGATCCCCCAACCCGCGGATGAAgggatgcctcaggcacaaGGCCCGACACCGATGTTCCCCAATGCCATGGGATTCAACATGGGACCCAGCGCGTTTCCAAATATGGCTTGGAACAACGCCAGCGGCGATTTCAATCCCATGGCCCAGTTTATGGCTAACGGCATGTTCAACTTCCCCAACCCAATGG CAATGTCTGGTATGGGAATGGACCCAATGGCCGCGAATCAGGGTATGCTTGGAGGCTACGGGATGAACATGAATGGCATGAACAGTGGCATGAATATGGGAATGAATTTCGACGCTAGTCAAGGGATGTATGGGGGATGGGACGGCTCTCAAAACAATATGTGGAATGGAGGCCAAGATAAATTCAATCCAAATGCTTTCGCAAATGGTATGGGCCCGCAGTATGAGGGCCCTTCTGGATTTGGCGGATATAATATGTCTCAACCCAACGGAGTTCATGCTCAaatgcagcaacaacagTTCCCTAGCCAAGATTTTCAGAACGGGTACTATGGCCCCGGTTATGGCAGAAGCAATTTCCGAGGCCGCGGCCGTGGGTTTGTTCCTGGCGGCCGTGGTCGTGGCGGCTTTGTTGGGCATATGCAGGCTAATTATCCCTCTAATACTAACTACGCAGCGTTCCAGACCCCTAATTCTTCTGACTTTGATCAAGACACGACAGGCCAATCGCAGGAAGGTGGCCCCGCTGGAACTGGAATATCGCAGGACGATTCCAGCGCCACGGAAAGGCGGTCAGATGAGGCCCAGAGTGCGTCCGGCGATGGACAAGTTAAAGCTGACCAGGCGCCATCAAACGAGGCAGTTTCTTCTCAGGAAGCTTctgaggatgctgcagcaCAGGCTACATCCGCAGACAGACCCACTGCCGATGGAAATACTGGGGAAGAGGAACCCCAGTTGCGAGGGATCCCTACTATCGACAGTCTCGATCAGTCCAACCATTATCAAATGATGCCTAATGCTTCGATGGGCATGCCTGGCCACTTTGGAATGGGCTATGGACGAGGCTATATGCGCGGACAATTTCCAGGAGGCCGTGGAGGTGGGTTTGGGGGCGCCCCTTTTATGGGCGGACCAAATATGCAGCAGGAACCGCGGGGTCAGGGGGTCGAAGGAGCCCCTGCCGCTCCCAGAGCAATGCGTGAGGGTCTCCCTAACACCAGTATTCTAAGACAACGGAACTACTTTGCTCAGGGACGACCTTCAGGGGCGTCACTAAGAAGCGAACAGAG TGCAACCCCAACAACGCCCCATGAAGATGCACGGACACGGACCAGATCGAAatcaagatcaagatcaagagcCAAGTCGCCCTCTAGGCCGACGAGCCGATCGCGATCTCCCGGTCCGTCCGATGTGGATGGCCGCCGCTCGGTCCGCCAGCGCTCACCAACGGTTGATAAGGACGCCGACGATCGCGAACGTAGGCGTGATGCGCCCAGAAAATCCCGTCGAGAAGACAAATACGACGAGCACTCCGCGGCCGAGGATGACCGCCGCTCTCGTTCTCCGTCTGTTGATTCTAAACGATCGTCTCACCGGCGGGATAGAGAACGGGAGGACAGAAATGCACGTCGGTCGCATCGACCCCATCGCCGGAGTCGCAGCCGAAGCCGGAGTCGGAGCCGCAACGGAGATTCACATGATGTCGATCGTCTCCCGCGGATTCTAGAGGAGCCTGCCTCCCGCTCGGAGAGCAGAGCATCTATCTCACGGAAGGACCGCTCCAGTCGCCGCGAAGAGGAACGTGACCGAGACAGGGACCGGGACCGAGACCGAGACCGAGACCGAGACTCCAGACGGCGGGACCGTGACCATGATCGTGATAGAGATCGTGATCGCGATCGTGACAGAGAAAGAGAACGAGAACGTAACCGCGACCGAGACCGCGACCGGGATCGCGATCGATACCGTGAACGCGAAAAAGACCGCGATCGCCACCGGGACCGAGACCGTGAGCGGGACAGGGATCGGAAACGCTCTCGGCGCGACCGAACTCAGTCCCCTGCTGACAGTGACTATTCTTCTCGCCACCATTCCCGACGTATTAAGCGAGACCGCGAGGATGGCGGCGACAGAGACAAAGACAGCGCCAGAGATAAAGTGTCAACCAAGACCTCCGAGCCCGAGAAGGATCCCCATACGCTAGAGCGTGAGGCCCGTAACCGCGAACGAATGctcaaggagcagcagcggcgggaAGCAATGAACGCAGAGAGTAAATCCAGTCGCAGGCGCGATAACCGGCAGGAGCGGATCCTGACCGGAGGGCGTCGGCTCAGCTACAAatatgaagacgaggagcCAGATTCGGCGCATGCTGCACGTGTGGAACGAGAGCGAGAGGCGAGTCGATGGGCGTGA